One Thiocapsa sp. genomic window carries:
- a CDS encoding type II toxin-antitoxin system RelE/ParE family toxin, which produces MIRQFRHKGLQRFFESGSKAGIHAAHAPKLRRQLTRLDVSSSPQDMNLPGWKLHPLSGDLVGHWSIWVSGNWRLTFAFQGEDVILVDYRDDH; this is translated from the coding sequence GTGATCAGGCAATTCAGACACAAGGGTCTCCAAAGGTTCTTCGAATCCGGATCGAAGGCGGGTATACACGCCGCTCATGCACCAAAACTCCGGCGTCAACTTACGCGACTGGATGTTTCCTCCTCGCCGCAGGATATGAACCTCCCTGGCTGGAAGCTCCATCCCCTTTCGGGCGATCTCGTCGGACATTGGTCCATCTGGGTCAGCGGAAACTGGCGCCTGACGTTCGCGTTCCAAGGCGAAGACGTGATCCTTGTCGACTACCGTGACGACCACTAG
- a CDS encoding HigA family addiction module antitoxin gives MSNIHNPPHPGETLRDDVLPELGLTVTEAARQLGVTRAALSRVLNGRAAISPDMALRLEAWLGSEQGGRAELWLSQQMSYDVWLARHKPRPAIQRLAAKE, from the coding sequence ATGAGCAACATTCACAACCCTCCCCATCCCGGAGAGACGCTGCGGGATGATGTGCTGCCTGAGCTTGGACTCACCGTCACCGAAGCCGCTCGGCAGCTCGGCGTCACCCGCGCGGCTCTGTCGCGCGTGCTCAACGGGCGTGCTGCCATCTCTCCGGATATGGCACTGCGTCTCGAAGCATGGCTCGGCAGCGAGCAAGGCGGTCGCGCCGAGCTCTGGTTGAGCCAGCAGATGTCTTACGACGTCTGGCTGGCACGGCACAAGCCACGCCCGGCAATCCAACGGCTTGCCGCGAAAGAGTAG
- a CDS encoding CBS domain-containing protein — translation MRSPIQSLHPMTPLDQAAGLFVRQGVKALPVVAGGELVSGILNETDILKRFGADSFLVRGDRRGYDVKISKGFSELKPSAYSTAVKEPTANYRVAPADKSNMSRYLFGGFERCLYPVQKFESDAERKLTVILEREAAKWFRPARGQFQIHYRDGADHREFQPDFVAETDAAVYMLEPKMRKEMEDPSVIAKKEAAVGWCANASVHALSHGGKPWRYLLIPHDAIAENMTLSGLACQYGG, via the coding sequence ATGCGCTCGCCGATCCAATCGCTGCATCCGATGACGCCGCTTGACCAAGCAGCCGGTCTGTTCGTGCGCCAAGGTGTCAAGGCGCTGCCGGTAGTCGCAGGCGGCGAATTGGTAAGCGGAATCCTGAACGAGACGGATATTCTCAAGCGATTCGGCGCGGATAGTTTCTTAGTTCGAGGAGACCGACGGGGGTACGATGTCAAGATCAGCAAGGGCTTCAGCGAGCTGAAACCGAGCGCCTACAGCACCGCGGTCAAGGAGCCAACCGCGAACTACCGCGTTGCGCCTGCGGACAAGAGCAACATGAGCCGTTATCTGTTCGGCGGCTTTGAGCGCTGCCTGTATCCGGTCCAAAAGTTTGAGTCCGACGCCGAACGCAAGCTGACCGTAATCCTGGAACGTGAGGCGGCCAAGTGGTTCAGACCGGCCCGCGGACAGTTCCAGATCCATTACCGCGACGGCGCCGACCATCGCGAATTCCAGCCCGACTTCGTCGCCGAAACGGACGCCGCCGTCTACATGCTGGAGCCGAAGATGCGCAAAGAGATGGAGGATCCTTCGGTAATCGCCAAGAAAGAGGCCGCGGTCGGTTGGTGCGCCAATGCCTCCGTCCACGCGCTCTCGCATGGCGGCAAACCCTGGCGGTACCTGCTGATCCCACACGACGCGATCGCGGAGAACATGACCCTGAGCGGCCTTGCCTGCCAGTACGGAGGGTAG